The Archocentrus centrarchus isolate MPI-CPG fArcCen1 chromosome 12, fArcCen1, whole genome shotgun sequence nucleotide sequence gtgtgtgcgcatgtgcactcgctcaccgcgctggtccacaaagtaatggctgcggtccgccgagaaagcggcagagtcccgtatggaggttctttgagtacaagagcacagatagaatcaaaagtcttgttgtggatgatgaaaaatgtgcggaacgcttctcagtcaggaaaaaccagcaacatcaaagtccacctgagaagcgcacaacagaaaccgctctgatcctacaaggtaacctggcctgcgcctctggagaaacgggactacttgtcgggtccatgcagcccagaacgttgtgactaaactgtttagtccttgtgcgtttccggctactttatcagtgagagaataacaatcaggaataataatcaaagcatcaatataaggactcacaactgtcagcaaattcctggagggagactgctgaaactatcaggatggacgtgaaggaatgaagaaagtgaaaaaaaacagggacaaatatgtttgcagccaaaaaactgagcacaaagagcgaggaccaaaaaagaagtcccagcctgcactgcatataaaacacctgcacacgaccacaaggtaattaacacacacaccagctacacaagcataaatgtggacatgaggtcggacacttctgtaggttgtgtacagaggctgcaaagaccctgcaagtctaattagcagcatctaaccaagctagctccaaaacagaagcagcttcaggtggtgagaacatcaggatgcagctggatttgagagtttgtttttgtcaaacaccacatgtaggtgttgttaatctgccgcactgatgctgaactttattgtagagtttattgagtttgggagttcatgtcgatgttcatgtgtgtccttaatattacacacatttagcacgtcttgtgaacagttggttgttgaatatatttcttttgtaTACTactaaatactaaaactaatactgaaactaactaaaactaagcatgaaaccaaaaataaaaactaataaaaacgagaaaaactacgctgaaaactaattaaaactaactgaattagagaaaaaaaagtaaaaactaactaaaactaaactataatgtaaaatccaaaactattataaccctggttcccagtagctttagagtttagttctcctgtgttttctcttagTGTTTCTCCATTTTTGTGTAGTTTCTTATGTCTGTTTTGCTGAGTGTGTCTGCTGCCTCGTCTtatgtcaagtctgtgtttgtgtctttgttggtcacttcctgttttattttgacagtcccttgtccTGTGCGCCAAAGACATTACAGCTGACACCTTgatattattttcatttcatttatttcaattttattttattgcatagTATAGTTTAATATGTTTAAGTTGCTTTCATTTAATTATCAAAGAACAAAAACTTGTCATATTTATttcttgcatttatttttaaatagacTGATTCCAGGCAACTTTAGCCTTTCTTTCAGGATCTGCTCCAGGCTTTCCAAGGACATCTCCTTCACATCATAGCCCTTATTATTGGGGTCTTTTTTCACAATGTCCTCAGGACTGTTCTGGTCATTTCTTCCCACTGCAGCATACGTAGGAAAGCGGTTCTGGTCAGCCTTCGGGTCGAACGACTCGCAGCAGTAAGCAGTCCACATGTACTCAGGAATGTGCACCCTGTCCTTGATCTTGTGTTCTTCAGACTTATAAGGCATGGCTCCAGTGATAACATACATCTTTGATGTGCAGTTCTCAAACCTCTTTAACATCTCCTGTTCCAGGTTACTCCAGGGGCCACTATTGGAGCCTTTCATCTGAGGAACAATATTTGTAAGGGTGAAGGTAGCTCTCCTGTCATCTTCTGTATTTTGGTGACTGCTGGGGGCGAGGTGGCCTCTGGTATAACCAGAGTTTTTGTAGTCTTCATCGACTGCTTGGCTCTCCCTCACATTTTGGTCAgttttttggttctttttttggtttttcatttctttgccgGCTGTGAGTGATGCCAACTGAATgagaaataaagattttttgtATCTTTACAAGctgttaaaaatttttttttttaaatgcatcgTTCTTCATACTGTGCATGCAAATTAGCTTTCAGTGTAATTTTGTAGGAACATGTAACACTGTGTGCATACCATCAAATTTAGTCATACAATTTTAACAAGCAGAGCCAATGAAATTCTACATGCCTCTCAttttaaaaccatcattttattaAACATTCTGCTACATACTGCTTTAAACATACTGCATCTTAGAGGTGAAGGCGAACACTGCAACATTAAAATACTGACAATAATAACACTAAAAAAACACAGGTATAGCACTGCTTTCACATTCTGATTATTGTAATTTATTGGAgaccatcactttttttttaaagcaaatacattatatcagacatttttcttaaacaccagcagttcagttcagtgactccCTAATCACAATGTTATCTAATACAGCTTACCTGTGGTTCAATCTTCCATGGTGTATCAGGCCTTGAACCAGTTGTAGCATTGAGGATATATGCAGAGTAGAACGGTATACGACGGGTCTTGTCGTACAGGGTGGAAAAGCGGTATTTGTTTTTATAGACCTGACATATTCCCTCTCCAGTGATACCCTCTggtataatattttcataaaaaaattcAAGGCAGTTTTTAAAGCCAGGACTGATCTCTCCATGGACCGGTCCACCAAACCAGGACAGAAGTATCAGAGCTCCTGTTGCAAACTTCAGCATCTTCCTTTGAGACAGCTCTCACAGCAAAGCAGAAGACAGGCTGCACCTTTTTACCCTGAACGTGAGCATAGGAGTTAAATACTGTGAGCCTCTGGGTGGTGGCCAGTGGGCAGGTACTGATGCAGAGatgataacacacacactagCTAATGTGTCCATAAAAGGACAGGGCACAACTTCCTACTGGATAACATGCAAACATTTTATAATTCTGTctgtaatgtaattaaaatgtgattgaaAGCATGAGAAAGAATCACCAACAGCAAATTAAAGGAAATACATCCAGTTCACCCACAACAGCTGGAAAAACAACACTTAACATTATTCTGTGTGAGACGAGGGAGAGTTTCTGGTTTATCGAGATACATTTCTCTctacacaataataaaatagaaaaaataaatacatgttttatttaaccTAAAGAACAAATAATTCAGTTGTAGAATCTCTCATGGACCGCTGTGTGGCAGACAGAATTATGACCTCAGTGCAGGACTCTGGATTCAAACTTAAACTGGTGCTAACCACAGAAGCATGCAGAAGATGCACAGAGgcagaacaaacaaactgggACCCAGGACTCcaggaaaaacagaacaaggaGAGCACACATCACGAGGGAGgatgtgacaaagaactgagacaagctgagggcttaaatactcACATGAGGTAATTAGGGAGAGAGGGCACATATTATCAGAGTCTAcctaatgagacaaggggaagcaaaactgaccGCAACGCACATGAGACAcaagactaacaaaataaaacaggaacacaaAGGTGAAGAATCTGAACAATGAGCAACCTGAGAAACAACCTGAAAATATGCAATAATAACAGAACTTCAAAgaccaaaaaaccccacaaactcTGGGTAAAAGACCCACCGCCACAACGCTATCACTATGAAAAATAATCTGCCATGAGTGCACCTGCTAGGCTACAACTTTTTCCATATAATCTTGCAGTACATGCAAATGCAGAATATCTGttgagcaggaaagtgcagatCATTCTGCTCATGCATAGTTTAGAAATGTGGACAAGTTAAGATCTGGTGCAGGGATCCCAAACATATACCAGCCTGCCAAAAGCTCCTGTTTGGCTCTGTGGATGTTTTGGAAAGTGACAAAAGTCCAGTgaaggacttttttttaaccacttttgTAAATGTAAGTTAGAATGGCCTCATAGAGACATGTTGTTATAAACTCTGCATCTTACTTATTTACACAAAAGAAGGAGGCTCCAGTCCACTTAGGATGAAATTGGTCTTTATGTAACAGCACCAGCTCAGTACATTTAATTAATATAGAGCCATAATTCCATTACAGTGAGAGAAGTCTATCACAACTGTCTATGTTATGTCACAAATccaaataaaagcaacaatttTGTGAAGAAAATGAAGATTTGAAACTAACAAATCAAACAGAAATGATCACAAAGTTGATTATAGCGTGTTTTACTGTTTATTATGCTGTTCCAACAAAACCAAACTGTGATCCCAGAGAGGCTGACTGTTTGTGAAAGATCATGAGGTAAAAGTCTATCCTATCTGTACTCTAACTGTAGGTTCACTTAAAGGTGCACAAAGATGGAGTAATTCAGTTACACTGTATCTTAAATATTGATATGTAAGTTGGAGTATTATCAATTCAAACTGCACTGCTCTACATTTGCTCCTATCAAGCTGCTCTCTAGTTGTATAATGTAAATCATTGCTGCTGAATAAGCAAATGAACCGATAACATACTTGCTGATTTtgcatgaatgtaaatacaggACTCTGTGTAAAGAGTGTAGTGACTTTGTAACCtaaactgattaaaatgtgTAATGAGGCAACTAAAGCAGAAACTAATGTCCtagaaaagcaacatttttattGCTCTGAGAGTCTGAAAGACAGACTGAGAGAAGAGCAGtgaggctgattggctcagaGATGGTGGGCAGGAAAACATAAACTTTTAACATATTAACATATTATTATTTAGGTGCTTGCAGAAAGGAAATAATTAAAGAATAATGGGcggcacagtggtgtggtggtcagcgctgttgcctcacagacaGAAGGTCCTGGGTTGGGTGCTGGTTTAGCTCActggttgagcaggtgaccatatgGCAAAAGTGCAGTGGCCTGGGTTTGAGTCTGACCTTTGGccctttgctgtgtgtctttgCCTCCTTCCTGTCTACTCTTCACTTTAAACtatcaaataaaggcaaaaagccCAGAATTAGCCTGGTCACCTGTTCAGGGTGCACCCCCATCTCTCACctttggcagctgggataggctcctccCACCacacaaccctgaactggatcagaagaagaaaatggacggaTAATATGAAATGTTCATCTTATATCATAAGAAgagaatgcatttaaattcatCCAGTATTTAAAGAGTTTACAAGCTAAACACTGATCACACTACACTGTGTAGATAGCTACTGTATCTACATGACACACAAATGTAGACAAAGTAGCAGTTATAGCATGAAGCTTTGGATAGACATgtagatggaaaaacaaaacttattaTATATCTTTGACCACATATTTCCCTGTGATCTCACTGCAGAGGCGGTATCTACCCAGATACAGATGAAATGCCTGCTGCTCGTGGGTAACTGAGGTCAGTTTAAAGTGACTCATAAATTTAATTTCCATCACACTGCCCGACACTTCCAAGAACTGATGCAGCAGTTTAAAGTCAGAAGACTTTAACTGTGAACGAGGGTGTTTGAACCACCTGAGCTGGATGCAGCAGCTGCCACAGGCGCTCAAGGATTTCTGATTATCAGCGTTGGAAATGTTGCAGGAAACTGAAATTGAACTGTGTGTGGGGACTTCTTGTGTCTGATTTTTCTCGAGTTCTTTGCTTCTCTCAGGTTTTGTCTCATACTTTCCTCTGATGGCTCGCTGTAAGGTCAGGCAAATATGCATCATCAGTTAATGTCATTTAGTGAAGTGAGAAAACCAATAATCATGAAATATGTGGATATTATAAAACTAATAATAGCTTCAAGGGACTCTGTAGTTATTCAAGAAACTTTACTCACTTCAGGGTTTTCTTAAAGAACCCTATGAAAACTCCTCCTGAAAGATCCTTTattacagctttatttattttagtccaAAATGTAACAAGTTGTTGTTGCAGCAGAGTTATTTTAATAAGATAAAAGATGGAAGATGCAAGTTTCTTAGTGTGCTTGTGGATTGTGTCGTCCTTCTGCTCACGTGTCAGCAAAATCAGCCGATCACACACAGTTAGTGTGAACATGCAGTTAGCTTTAGTATTTCCTGCTGTGCCAGACTGACCTCTGATAATTAAGGGCACCAAGACATCTCAACCCTCCACTCCAGGAAGACCTCAGAATGCAGACTCCAAAAGATGAAATGGAAAGTTAAATGTACCTTTAATGATTATTATCTTACAAACACAGTACAAAGGAACCGGTGCAAGGCGCCTTTGTTtacttatttttcattattcttATTTAATTATATGTAGTGTACTGTATATATCAGTTAACAGGTCTTCTGATTTGTGTGGTTTATTAAAGCCTAATGCATGACTTAATCTGTAAATAAGTCAAATTTTGATTAAAGGCAGTGCACACCGTAGCATGGAGGGTTTACTGTAAGAGCTCAAACACAAGCATCCACACAATACACAAATGATGATTTTACAGTGCTTTAGGGGTTGTCATCACCATATACACCGAGACCAACCAGAAGCGGTTGAATGAAcctggtctggactctgtggagcagAGTCATGGTTTCAGTGGTTTCACAGatgctgtagaaggacagaacaCCTGCACTGGGATCCAGGTACACTCCAATTCTGGAGGACCGAGGACCTGAGACAGGAGTTCTGATGTTGTTATGTCTGAATTTAAAGCCACCACAGAAACACTGCGACGCTCATGACTTGTTTCCAAATGTGCTCTCTCTCTACACAATACCTGAGACCACCAGTGAATCTGTCTGGGTGAGCATCACACCTATTGCTTCAAGTAGTAATTTTAACTCATGGGCACATTTGATCTACTGGCATGCTGTGTTTTCATCCAGAGTGatttgatatttatattttaagaatTCAGCTCTGGTTTTGGGCTCCAGCTGTGACAGCCAAGCATCCGCTGCAGTTTCTCTCAGAGAGGTTTTGGTCCATTCCTCACTAAGGAGGTTCTGTAGTTTATCTTTGTCCTCAGACGCAACTGCTGTCACATCCTCGGTGGACCTCTGAAGATCAATATTGATGCTGGGGGAGTCTGTAGCTTTACCCAGACGTGACAATAAGGTGTAGCGGTGTAGAAACTGGATGGGGTCCTCTGTgtatgagagctgctccagctcagCTTTTCTCCCGCTGCAGCTTCGTTGTGAAGCTCATTAACACAACTTCCCTAAATAAAGAAGAAGATGAcggtgtttctggatcatgtttgcACTTGTGGTTTCTTCTCTGCGTGACAGAGCTTCAACCTGCGTTTGTGGATTCTCAGAATCTTTAGATATTTATTACTGAAGATGATGAGATATCCAACGTGACTGCACGTTTATGTTGagattattctgaaattgtttcaTATTTTGTAGACACGagtttttgcagatttttgAACCTCTTCCATCTAAATTCTGATTATTCTGCCTGTCTGAGATGATCGTGTTAATGACCAAATTAGTTGTGAAATATTCctcatttttgtacatttccaGCCTTTTTACCCGGTCTTTTCTGAGTCATGTGTTCTTTCTATCGCTTCTGAAAAATAGAGGAGGAACCTTATATACAGAGGTTAAAGTGTAACTTTGCAAGTGCAGTTTTAAAAGTCACTTCACCAAAatctgactgcagcttctaccttgtgacaggaatgttctttCTGGCTCATCATTCATGAAGAAGACGAACAAActatttacaacagtttaaagaTGACAATCATTTTTGGCAAATAGCAGAAATCCCTTTTTGGAATAACACCACCTACTTTAACCCCTGCTGCTGTGCCTCTATGAACCAGCCTCCACTGCTGTGTACCTTTTTGTTGTCCTGTTGCTTTAACAGACCAACCCTGCTCAGTTATTTAGGTGAACCTGAAAATCATGTTTATGTTCAGTGTTGTAGAAGTCAAGCGTCTCTAGTTTTTGTGTCATCAGCAAGAAGCCTGGTGGATCTgatctgcttttttgttttaataatacaTGGGGAATAAAGACTTTTTGTGTTCTTCTGACTGACGTGGAGCTGGTGAGTTTTCCACGTTATTATTCCAGAAATGGCACAGCAAGAAAATCATCTGGACCGAAACAAACTCTGCTGTTCGGTCTGTTTTGATCTGCTGAAGGATCCGGTGACTATTCCCTGCGGACACAGCTACTGTATGAACTGTATTAAAAGCTACTGGGATGAAGAGGATCAGAAGGAAAGCCTCAGCATTCCTGAGCGCAGATAGACCTTCACACCGAGGCCTGCTCTAGTGAGAAACACTGTGGTAGCAGGTTtagtggaggacacagagaagacTGAACTCCAAGCTGCTAAAAATTATCTCTGTCCTGCTGAACATGGAGGTGTGACCTGTGATGTCTGCACAGGTCACACCTCCAAGTTCAGCAGGACAGAGATCTGCTGAACATGGAGGTGTGacctgtgatgtctgcactgaAAGAAAGGTGAAAGCCATCAAGTCCTGTCTGCAGTGTCTGGTCTCATACTGTGagcagcacctccagcctcactATGAAGTAGCTGCCTTTAAAAACCACAAGCTGGTGGACCCCTCCCAGAAGCTCCAGGAGATCATCTGCTTTCACCACAATGAGGTGATGAAGATCTTCTGCAGCACTGATCAGCAGTGTATCTGTTATCTGTGCTCCATGGATGAACATAAAGGCCACAAAACAGTTTCATCTGAAGCAGCAATGAGTGAGAAGCAGAGAGAGCTCAGGGAGAGTCAGCAAAACATGGAGAGGAAActcaaagagaaagaggaaatcgtgaaggtgctgcagcaggagatctctgagctgaggaggagaaaagctgagctggagcagctctcacacacagaggacccCACccagtttctacacaactaCACCTTACTGCCTCCTCTCAGTGAAGCTACAGACTCCCCCAGCATCAATGTTCATCCTCAGAGGTACACcgaggatgtgacagcagctgcgTCAGAGGACCTCCTGAGTAAGGAGTGGACTATAACCTCACTGAGTGGAATTACAGGAGATCCATCAGAGCCCAAAACCAGAGCTGAATTCTTAGAATATAAATTTCAGATCACCTTCAATCTAAATACAGCACAGCAGCATATCAAACGTGTGCATAGCTTAAAAGTAGAGAATAATTCTGCTAAAGGTGTGAAGTATCATGATCACCCAGACAGATTCACTGACTGGTCTCAGGTGTTGTGTAGAGAGAGTCTCTCAGCacgttgttactgggaggtggagtggagcgGGAATGATGTTTTTATAGCAGTAGCTTACAAGGACATCAGCAGGTCAGGAAGAGAGAGCGCGTTTGGAAACGATAATAAGTCATGGGTGATGGAGTGTTTCTGTGGTGGTTATGAGTTCAGACATAATAAAATCAGAACTCCTGTCTCAGGTCCTCGGTCCTCCAGAATTggagtgtacctggatcacagTGCAGGtgttctgtccttctacagcatCTGTAAAACCACTGAAACCATGACTctgctccacagagtccagaccaggTTCAGTCAGCCGGTCTGTCCTGGATTCGGTTTATACTGTCCTAAAGCTTCTGCTAAAATCCCTGAAGACTCAGAAAACTTGACTTTACCACACCAAGGTTCAGTACCCCGGCGGTCCTACCCCTGTTGCCCCCCAGCATCCCCATTCCCCATTCTTTTGGGCCCCACCCGCGACCGCCTCACCCACTCATTCCAACCTGcccaaaacaaacagtttttcattaaacgctcaaataaataaataagctaaGTACCAGAACTGCCTAAAAAAGGAACGGTGATGCTGTTAGCAGACAGTTCTCACATTTATGGATCCATTTACTAAGTTTGTTTACAACTTTAGGTTTGTGTGTGAAGCAGCTCCACAGCAGAAGGTCAGACTGTAGCATGTAAATGACATGATTTCAGACTGCAGACgtctttttgcttttgtttgtttgtttgttttttacatgaaTGAGGCTGTGAGGTTGTTATGTGTGTAGGTCTGTGACACATGCTCTTGAATACCACATTATAGATTtgttactttattatttttgtttaattaaatgCTCCGTACTGCAAGTAGCTCTCACATTCAGGCCTTTGAAAGAGGGTTTTGTGAGTTTGCTGTGTGGACACATGAAGGTTGTGTAGAAACATTTGTGACAGCATTAAAGCTTAATGTGATTCTCATTTTCCTTTGTGGGCATTAATGAAACTGATTTTCTCACATTTGTTTCTCTTGATGTCAAAGagaacaaaacacaa carries:
- the LOC115789754 gene encoding endonuclease domain-containing 1 protein-like, which translates into the protein MLKFATGALILLSWFGGPVHGEISPGFKNCLEFFYENIIPEGITGEGICQVYKNKYRFSTLYDKTRRIPFYSAYILNATTGSRPDTPWKIEPQLASLTAGKEMKNQKKNQKTDQNVRESQAVDEDYKNSGYTRGHLAPSSHQNTEDDRRATFTLTNIVPQMKGSNSGPWSNLEQEMLKRFENCTSKMYVITGAMPYKSEEHKIKDRVHIPEYMWTAYCCESFDPKADQNRFPTYAAVGRNDQNSPEDIVKKDPNNKGYDVKEMSLESLEQILKERLKLPGISLFKNKCKK